The following are encoded in a window of Streptomyces sp. 11x1 genomic DNA:
- a CDS encoding N-acylneuraminate cytidylyltransferase — MSNPEAGQAPSARRVLAVIPARGGSKGVPAKNLAPVGGVPLVARAVRECLAAQLVTDVVVSTDDHAIAAAARESGAEVVLRPAAIAGDTATSEAAVLHALDAHESRHGAPVDVVLLVQCTSPFILREDIDGVARAVVEHGADTALTVAPFHGFIWRDTADEPATAGAAHPGGTGGETPEPADTAGGYGVNHDKSFRPRRQDRPQDLLETGAAYAMDAAGLRKHQHRFFGRTEPVRTDPARVLEIDDPHDLARAQALAPLFDANRPGTLPSYDDIDAVVLDFDGTQTDDRVLIDSDGREFVSVHRGDGLGIAALRRSGLKMLILSTEQNPVVAARARKLKIPVLHGIDRKDLALKQWCEEQGIAPERVLYVGNDVNDLPCFALVGWPVAVGSAHDVVRGAARAVTTVPGGEGAIREIAGWILGPSLDSLDPLDK, encoded by the coding sequence ATGTCCAACCCGGAAGCGGGGCAGGCGCCTTCCGCCCGCCGCGTCCTCGCCGTGATCCCCGCACGGGGCGGCTCCAAGGGCGTCCCCGCGAAGAACCTCGCCCCCGTCGGCGGCGTTCCGCTGGTGGCCCGCGCGGTCCGCGAGTGCCTCGCCGCCCAGCTGGTGACGGACGTCGTCGTCTCCACCGACGACCACGCCATCGCCGCCGCCGCCCGTGAGTCCGGCGCCGAGGTCGTGCTGCGCCCCGCCGCGATCGCCGGTGACACCGCCACCTCCGAGGCCGCCGTCCTGCACGCCCTGGACGCCCACGAGTCCCGCCACGGCGCCCCGGTCGACGTCGTCCTCCTCGTGCAGTGCACCAGCCCGTTCATCCTCCGCGAGGACATCGACGGCGTCGCCCGCGCCGTCGTCGAACACGGCGCCGACACCGCCCTCACCGTCGCCCCGTTCCACGGCTTCATCTGGCGCGACACGGCGGACGAGCCCGCGACGGCCGGAGCCGCCCACCCGGGAGGTACGGGCGGCGAGACCCCGGAGCCCGCCGACACCGCCGGCGGCTACGGCGTCAACCACGACAAGTCCTTCCGCCCCCGCCGCCAGGACCGCCCCCAGGACCTGCTGGAGACCGGCGCCGCCTACGCCATGGACGCGGCCGGACTGCGCAAGCACCAGCACCGCTTCTTCGGCCGTACGGAACCCGTCCGCACCGACCCCGCCCGGGTCCTGGAGATCGACGACCCGCACGACCTCGCCCGCGCCCAGGCCCTCGCGCCGCTCTTCGACGCGAACCGCCCCGGCACCCTCCCCTCCTACGACGACATCGACGCCGTAGTCCTCGACTTCGACGGCACCCAGACCGACGACCGGGTGCTGATCGACTCCGACGGACGGGAGTTCGTCTCCGTGCACCGCGGCGACGGACTCGGCATCGCGGCCCTCCGCAGGAGCGGCCTGAAGATGCTCATCCTGTCCACGGAACAGAACCCGGTCGTCGCCGCACGGGCCCGGAAGCTCAAGATCCCGGTCCTGCACGGCATCGACCGCAAAGACCTCGCACTGAAGCAGTGGTGCGAGGAGCAGGGCATCGCGCCGGAGCGCGTGCTCTACGTCGGCAACGACGTCAACGACCTCCCGTGCTTCGCCCTCGTGGGCTGGCCCGTGGCGGTCGGCAGCGCCCACGACGTCGTACGCGGCGCCGCACGCGCGGTCACCACCGTCCCCGGCGGTGAAGGCGCGATCCGGGAGATCGCCGGCTGGATCCTCGGTCCCTCTCTCGACTCTCTCGACCCCCTCGACAAGTAA
- a CDS encoding DUF6716 putative glycosyltransferase → MPASATNSLRVAVLADSDTRWKWGALTAHRLAPKDADIRLDGFLLRGRATPTARQLQEVGVRPDSLREVTGLEFLRAMKEDTSENAYDVIVLSLVGGGVQAILHGLRRAWDGRTKRPVVVTGYVGVVYEKLADGLLLRHGADLVLANSRQDADRFRAVYEGVGADASSVTEVALPFLGGKAYAGSDGPYTVVFAVQPSVPDNRRDRMYLLNRLVQHARRHPDRQVLLKLRSRPGEHTTHIEELPYQKLTEKLPGGLPANFRLAYGNMGEVLDTTDLLVTISSTAALESLHRRIPTVVLTDLGIRETLGNHHFVGSGCLASWDQLDAGYEPTPDPEWVARQGVMVGGTSRTESGGGSYATAFDAARTRIAKLVAAPELPPLAPYYTPVTAPGYLPGILARHHLGPDGAPLPGAPAEDRQAGPVRQIVRRAARGAYRHGVQRVAPVIRRMGEL, encoded by the coding sequence GTGCCAGCAAGTGCTACGAACAGCCTGCGAGTCGCCGTACTCGCGGATTCCGACACCCGGTGGAAATGGGGCGCGCTCACCGCGCACCGTCTCGCTCCGAAGGACGCGGACATCCGCCTGGACGGCTTCCTCCTGCGCGGCCGGGCCACCCCCACCGCCCGCCAGCTCCAGGAGGTCGGGGTCCGCCCCGACTCCCTGCGCGAGGTGACCGGCCTCGAATTCCTGCGCGCCATGAAGGAGGACACGAGCGAGAACGCGTACGACGTCATCGTCCTCTCCCTCGTCGGCGGGGGCGTCCAGGCGATACTGCACGGCCTGCGCCGGGCCTGGGACGGCCGGACGAAGCGGCCCGTGGTCGTCACCGGCTACGTCGGTGTCGTCTACGAGAAGCTCGCCGACGGTCTGCTGCTGCGGCACGGCGCGGACCTCGTCCTCGCCAACTCCCGCCAGGACGCGGACCGTTTCCGGGCCGTCTACGAGGGCGTGGGCGCCGACGCCTCCTCGGTCACCGAGGTCGCGCTGCCCTTCCTGGGCGGCAAGGCGTACGCCGGCTCCGACGGCCCCTACACGGTCGTCTTCGCCGTACAGCCGTCCGTCCCGGACAACCGCCGGGACCGTATGTACCTGCTGAACCGCCTCGTCCAGCACGCGAGGCGGCACCCGGACCGCCAGGTGCTGCTGAAGCTGCGCTCCAGGCCGGGCGAGCACACCACGCACATCGAGGAACTGCCTTACCAGAAGCTGACGGAGAAGCTTCCCGGCGGTCTGCCGGCCAACTTCCGTCTCGCGTACGGGAACATGGGCGAGGTCCTCGACACCACCGACCTGCTGGTCACCATCAGCTCCACGGCGGCCCTGGAGTCGCTGCACCGCCGGATCCCCACCGTCGTCCTCACCGACCTCGGGATCCGCGAGACCCTCGGCAACCACCACTTCGTGGGCTCCGGCTGCCTCGCCTCCTGGGACCAGCTGGACGCCGGATACGAGCCGACGCCGGACCCCGAGTGGGTGGCCCGGCAGGGGGTCATGGTGGGGGGCACCTCCCGGACGGAGTCCGGGGGAGGCTCGTACGCCACCGCCTTCGACGCCGCCCGTACCCGTATCGCGAAGCTGGTCGCGGCGCCCGAACTGCCGCCTCTCGCGCCGTACTACACGCCCGTCACCGCGCCCGGCTACCTCCCCGGCATCCTCGCCCGCCACCACCTCGGCCCCGACGGCGCACCGCTGCCCGGGGCGCCCGCGGAGGACCGGCAGGCCGGGCCCGTACGCCAGATCGTGCGCCGGGCGGCGCGCGGCGCCTACCGCCACGGAGTGCAGCGCGTGGCGCCCGTCATCCGCCGGATGGGGGAGCTGTGA
- a CDS encoding glycosyltransferase family 2 protein — protein MVKLSVIVPFYNVQQYAPDTLKSLGANAREDFEFILVDDCSRDETPDILARAERELPGAVYVRHEKNGGLATARNTGIDKARGEYLTFLDGDDWLAPGYYPQLLGAIEDLGCDFVRTDHVQCTARARSVHRVPNGRRGVVMNPRDAILPADRSTSVDYAYAWAGIYHRRLVDKGVLHFTNGLRTAEDRPWIWKLHREADSFATVGLLGVFYRRGVASSLTQIGDVRQLDFIRAFDQVVAETAKDRDADKLLPKAVRTYCAIISHHLGSIERFEPAVARKLKSMSAVALRGMPQDVLDEALDSMDVQRATRLRRLRRRPAATGVAA, from the coding sequence GTGGTCAAGCTCTCCGTCATCGTGCCGTTCTACAACGTGCAGCAATACGCGCCCGACACCCTGAAGAGCCTCGGAGCCAACGCTCGTGAGGACTTCGAATTCATTCTCGTCGACGACTGCTCCCGCGACGAGACACCGGACATTCTCGCGCGCGCGGAGCGCGAGCTGCCGGGGGCGGTGTACGTCAGACACGAGAAGAACGGAGGACTGGCGACCGCGCGCAACACGGGCATCGACAAGGCCCGCGGCGAGTACCTGACGTTCCTCGACGGGGACGACTGGCTCGCCCCCGGCTACTATCCCCAACTGCTGGGTGCCATCGAGGACTTGGGCTGCGACTTCGTGCGCACGGACCATGTCCAGTGCACCGCGCGGGCCCGCTCGGTCCACCGGGTGCCCAACGGGCGGCGGGGCGTGGTGATGAACCCGCGCGACGCGATCCTGCCCGCCGACCGCTCCACCTCCGTGGACTACGCGTACGCCTGGGCGGGCATCTACCACCGCCGGCTGGTCGACAAGGGCGTGCTGCACTTCACCAACGGGCTGCGCACGGCCGAGGACCGGCCGTGGATCTGGAAGCTGCACCGGGAGGCCGATTCGTTCGCCACGGTGGGGCTGCTGGGCGTCTTCTACCGGCGCGGTGTGGCTTCCTCACTGACCCAGATCGGCGACGTACGACAACTCGATTTCATTCGCGCATTCGACCAGGTCGTCGCGGAAACCGCGAAGGACCGGGACGCGGACAAACTCCTCCCCAAGGCCGTGCGCACCTATTGCGCGATCATCTCCCACCATTTGGGTTCCATCGAAAGGTTCGAGCCGGCGGTGGCACGGAAACTGAAGTCGATGAGCGCGGTCGCGCTGCGCGGAATGCCGCAGGACGTGCTCGACGAGGCCCTCGACTCCATGGATGTCCAGCGCGCCACCCGGCTGCGCCGGCTGCGCCGCCGTCCCGCCGCCACGGGGGTCGCCGCATGA
- a CDS encoding alpha-2,8-polysialyltransferase family protein: protein MTTQIFMASTLYGVATLAAALDTECFRPAARRILLVSNNAATPETAPGPDEMPGFERLRSRFDEVISWNETISPFHPGGWSPRMDDVPLWERHLRLLWNLGDDDVELAVESIQVHPALGFTQIFTGAPVTVYADGLMSYGPTRNKIDPLVGTRIDRLLHLDLVPGLEPLLLTEFGVGAEIVPTDAFVKVLAELVDTGDELPAIEESALLLGQYLSALGILTAEEEEDLHVRMLKGAVALGHSKVVFKPHPSAPARWSRGLEKEAERLGADLTVLDTPVLAEVLYQRMRPALVVGCFSTALLTASALYGLPVARIGTGALLDRLAPYENSNRVPVTIVDALLPELGDAAAVASQRPGTAVSDLNSLVRAVGFAMQSKIYPSLRTETEAYLTRHLSTHTLRYFKRRRLTSLGLPGGIPVQLAFIPRNATVRRVARRARSLKRATLG from the coding sequence ATGACCACGCAGATCTTCATGGCGTCCACCCTGTACGGCGTGGCCACGCTGGCCGCCGCCCTGGACACCGAGTGCTTCCGCCCCGCCGCCCGGCGCATCCTGCTGGTCTCCAACAACGCGGCGACCCCGGAGACGGCCCCCGGCCCGGACGAGATGCCCGGCTTCGAGCGGCTGCGGTCCCGCTTCGACGAGGTGATCTCCTGGAACGAGACCATCTCCCCCTTCCATCCCGGCGGCTGGTCCCCGCGCATGGACGACGTACCGCTGTGGGAGCGGCATCTGCGGCTGCTGTGGAACCTGGGGGACGACGACGTCGAACTGGCCGTGGAGTCCATCCAGGTCCACCCCGCGCTCGGCTTCACGCAGATCTTCACCGGCGCGCCGGTGACCGTGTACGCCGACGGCCTGATGAGCTACGGCCCCACCCGCAACAAGATCGACCCGCTGGTCGGCACCCGTATCGACCGGCTGCTCCACCTGGACCTCGTACCGGGGCTCGAACCCCTGCTGCTCACCGAGTTCGGGGTCGGGGCGGAGATCGTGCCGACGGACGCCTTCGTGAAGGTGCTGGCCGAACTCGTGGACACGGGTGACGAGTTGCCCGCGATCGAGGAGTCGGCGCTGCTGCTCGGCCAGTATCTGTCCGCGCTCGGCATCCTGACCGCCGAGGAGGAGGAGGACCTCCACGTACGGATGCTGAAGGGTGCCGTCGCGCTCGGGCACTCCAAGGTCGTGTTCAAGCCGCACCCCAGTGCCCCGGCCCGCTGGTCGCGCGGTCTGGAGAAGGAGGCGGAGCGGCTCGGCGCCGACCTGACCGTGCTGGACACGCCGGTCCTCGCCGAGGTGCTCTACCAGCGGATGCGTCCGGCCCTGGTCGTCGGCTGCTTCTCGACGGCCCTGCTGACGGCCTCCGCGCTGTACGGGCTGCCGGTGGCCCGCATCGGTACGGGCGCGCTGCTGGACCGGCTCGCCCCGTACGAGAACAGCAACCGGGTGCCCGTCACGATCGTGGACGCGCTGCTGCCGGAGCTGGGGGACGCGGCGGCCGTCGCCTCGCAGCGGCCGGGCACGGCGGTGTCCGACCTCAACAGCCTGGTCCGGGCGGTGGGGTTCGCGATGCAGTCGAAGATCTACCCGTCGCTACGGACGGAGACCGAGGCGTATCTGACGCGGCATCTGAGCACGCACACGCTGCGGTACTTCAAGCGGCGGCGGTTGACCTCGCTGGGGCTGCCAGGGGGCATTCCGGTGCAGCTCGCGTTCATTCCGCGTAACGCGACGGTGCGGCGAGTTGCTCGGCGGGCTCGGTCTCTCAAGCGCGCGACTTTGGGGTGA
- a CDS encoding class I SAM-dependent methyltransferase: MTSEHGTVRLPRELDDVPGWFPVLDQLLVDWFLSRQEVAGERGDLLEVGVYMGKSAIFLGHHLQEGEAYTVCDLFESDAPDDANAAEATKSYRSTLTRRAFEANYLSFHDELPRVLQGPSSVVPGEVEPRSCRFVHIDASHLYEHVEADITAARDILLPGGLVVLDDFRSEHTPGVSIAAWEAVLNRGLNPVCLSTQKLYGTWDDPEPLQEALLAMVADRDDCHLSNQQAAGHRILRLKSRGMKAPAFPKSRHWTEPEAPTPAPAVPAPQPAARRRPPRSPARKLAADLLPPVVTRAIRKARAANRPGR, translated from the coding sequence ATGACCTCTGAACACGGCACGGTCCGACTGCCCCGTGAGCTCGACGACGTCCCCGGCTGGTTCCCGGTGCTCGACCAACTGCTCGTCGACTGGTTCCTGAGCCGACAGGAGGTCGCGGGCGAGAGGGGCGACCTCCTGGAGGTCGGCGTCTACATGGGCAAGAGCGCCATCTTCCTCGGCCACCATCTCCAGGAGGGCGAGGCGTACACGGTCTGCGACCTCTTCGAGAGCGACGCACCGGACGACGCCAACGCGGCGGAGGCCACCAAGTCGTACCGCAGCACGCTCACCCGCCGGGCCTTCGAGGCGAACTACCTCTCCTTCCACGACGAGCTGCCGCGGGTGCTGCAGGGGCCCAGCTCGGTCGTCCCCGGCGAGGTCGAGCCACGTTCCTGCCGTTTCGTGCACATCGACGCCTCGCACCTGTACGAGCACGTCGAGGCCGACATCACCGCCGCCCGGGACATCCTCCTGCCGGGAGGCCTGGTCGTCCTCGACGACTTCCGCTCGGAGCACACACCGGGCGTCTCCATCGCCGCGTGGGAGGCCGTCCTCAACCGGGGCCTCAACCCCGTCTGTCTCAGCACGCAGAAGCTGTACGGCACCTGGGACGACCCCGAACCTCTCCAGGAGGCGCTGCTCGCCATGGTCGCGGACCGGGACGACTGCCACCTCAGCAACCAGCAGGCCGCCGGTCACCGCATCCTGCGCCTGAAGTCCAGGGGCATGAAGGCCCCGGCCTTCCCGAAGTCCCGCCACTGGACCGAGCCCGAGGCGCCGACTCCCGCCCCGGCTGTGCCCGCACCCCAGCCCGCGGCCCGCCGCCGCCCACCCCGGAGCCCCGCCCGGAAGCTGGCCGCGGACCTGCTGCCTCCGGTGGTGACGAGGGCGATCAGGAAGGCGCGCGCGGCAAACCGACCGGGGAGGTGA
- the leuE gene encoding leucine efflux protein LeuE encodes MFGVIDLPTYLAGLVLIVLLPGPNSLYVLSVAARRGIRTGYRAAAGVWVGDTVLMTLSAAGVASLLQANAVLFGIVKYAGAGYLSWLAIGMLRAAWAMWRSRRERVVEGPGDEVAEGERPFRRALVISLLNPKAILFFVAFFVQFVDPGYAYPALSFVVLGACAQLASFLYLSALIFSGTRLAATFRRRKRLSAGATSAAGALFLGFAVKLSLASSA; translated from the coding sequence ATGTTCGGTGTCATCGACCTCCCCACCTATCTGGCGGGCCTCGTCCTGATCGTGCTGCTGCCCGGCCCCAACTCCCTCTACGTGCTGTCCGTGGCCGCCCGGCGCGGGATACGGACCGGGTATCGGGCCGCCGCCGGCGTATGGGTCGGCGACACCGTGCTGATGACCTTGTCGGCGGCGGGAGTGGCCTCGCTGCTGCAGGCCAACGCCGTGCTGTTCGGGATCGTGAAGTACGCGGGCGCCGGCTATCTGTCGTGGCTGGCGATCGGGATGCTGCGGGCCGCGTGGGCGATGTGGCGCAGCCGCCGCGAGCGGGTGGTGGAGGGGCCGGGCGATGAGGTCGCGGAGGGCGAGCGGCCGTTCCGGCGGGCCCTGGTGATCAGTCTGCTGAACCCGAAGGCGATCCTCTTCTTCGTCGCCTTCTTCGTGCAGTTCGTGGACCCGGGCTATGCCTACCCGGCGCTCTCCTTCGTGGTCCTCGGCGCCTGCGCCCAGCTCGCCAGCTTCCTCTACCTGAGCGCGCTGATCTTCAGCGGCACCAGGCTGGCCGCCACGTTCCGCCGCCGGAAGAGACTGTCGGCGGGGGCGACCTCGGCGGCGGGTGCCCTGTTCCTGGGCTTCGCGGTCAAGCTGTCCCTGGCGAGCAGCGCCTAG
- a CDS encoding methylmalonyl-CoA mutase family protein: protein MARESESGLPIEPVYGPEVLEGWDPAERLGEPGAYPFTRGVYPSMYTGRPWTMRQYAGFGTAVESNARYQQLIANGTMGLSVAFDLPTQMGHDSDAPIAHGEVGKVGVAIDSVEDMRVLFDGIPLDKVSTSMTINAPAALLLLMYQLVGEEQGVPADRLTGTIQNDVLKEYIARGTYIFPPKPSLRLIADIFQYCKAEIPKWNTISISGYHMAEAGASPAQEIAFTLADGIEYVRTAVAAGMDVDDFAPRLSFFFVARTTILEEVAKFRAARRIWARVMREEFGAKNPKSLMLRFHTQTAGVQLTAQQPEVNLVRVAVQGLAAVLGGTQSLHTNSFDEAIALPTDKSARLALRTQQVLAYETDVTATVDPFAGSYVVEKMTDDVEAAAVELMRKVEDLGGAVAAIEHGFQKGEIERSAYRIAQETDSGERVVVGVNRFQLDEEEPYEPLRVDPAIEAQQAERLAGLRARRDQQAVDTALTALKKAAEGTDNVLYPMREALRARATVGEVCNALREVWGTYIPSDAF from the coding sequence ATGGCGCGCGAGTCGGAGTCCGGGCTGCCGATCGAGCCGGTGTACGGGCCGGAGGTGCTGGAGGGCTGGGATCCGGCGGAACGGCTGGGGGAGCCGGGCGCGTACCCGTTCACGCGGGGTGTGTATCCGTCGATGTACACGGGTCGTCCGTGGACGATGCGTCAGTACGCGGGCTTCGGTACGGCCGTGGAGTCCAACGCCCGCTACCAGCAGCTGATCGCCAACGGCACGATGGGGCTGTCGGTCGCGTTCGACCTGCCCACCCAGATGGGTCATGACTCCGACGCCCCGATCGCCCACGGCGAGGTCGGCAAGGTGGGGGTGGCGATCGACTCCGTCGAGGACATGCGGGTGCTGTTCGACGGCATCCCGCTGGACAAGGTCTCGACGTCGATGACGATCAACGCGCCGGCCGCGCTGCTGCTGCTGATGTACCAGCTGGTCGGCGAGGAGCAGGGCGTACCGGCGGACCGGCTGACGGGCACGATCCAGAACGACGTGCTGAAGGAGTACATCGCGCGCGGGACGTACATCTTCCCGCCCAAGCCCTCGCTGCGGCTGATCGCCGACATCTTCCAGTACTGCAAGGCCGAGATCCCGAAGTGGAACACGATCTCGATCTCCGGCTACCACATGGCCGAGGCCGGTGCCTCGCCCGCGCAGGAGATCGCGTTCACCCTGGCCGACGGGATCGAGTACGTGCGCACGGCGGTCGCGGCGGGCATGGACGTGGACGACTTCGCTCCCCGGCTGTCGTTCTTCTTCGTCGCCCGGACGACGATCCTGGAGGAGGTCGCCAAGTTCCGTGCGGCGCGTCGGATCTGGGCGCGGGTGATGCGTGAGGAGTTCGGCGCGAAGAACCCCAAGTCGCTGATGCTGCGGTTCCACACGCAGACGGCCGGGGTGCAGCTGACCGCGCAGCAGCCCGAGGTGAACCTGGTGCGGGTCGCGGTGCAGGGGCTGGCGGCGGTGCTGGGCGGCACCCAGTCGCTGCACACCAACTCCTTCGACGAGGCGATCGCTCTGCCGACCGACAAGAGCGCCCGTCTGGCGCTGCGCACGCAGCAGGTGCTGGCCTACGAGACGGACGTGACGGCGACGGTCGACCCGTTCGCCGGTTCGTACGTCGTGGAGAAGATGACCGACGACGTGGAGGCGGCGGCCGTCGAGCTGATGCGGAAGGTCGAGGACCTGGGCGGTGCCGTCGCGGCCATCGAGCACGGTTTCCAGAAGGGCGAGATCGAGCGCAGCGCGTACCGCATCGCGCAGGAGACCGACTCCGGGGAACGGGTCGTGGTGGGCGTCAACCGTTTCCAGCTGGACGAGGAGGAGCCGTACGAGCCGCTGCGGGTGGACCCGGCGATCGAGGCCCAGCAGGCGGAGCGGCTGGCCGGGCTCCGTGCGCGACGCGACCAGCAGGCGGTCGACACGGCCCTGACCGCCCTGAAGAAGGCCGCCGAGGGCACGGACAACGTCCTCTACCCGATGCGCGAGGCCCTGAGGGCCCGCGCGACGGTGGGCGAGGTGTGCAACGCCCTCCGTGAGGTGTGGGGCACGTACATCCCCAGCGACGCTTTCTGA
- a CDS encoding L,D-transpeptidase family protein yields the protein MRTKDMRRSVAAIAALAMAGACTAQGIEVHGGQRQPVRVDGSATPNGTPKQDEGDGDGDGGDQAAGGSRGSGNGGSGNDGKGVPEEAPTTAPPSPTPAPPAPVLWSQGDEGLDVRELQARLRQVAWLFAGPTGTYDDLTVQAVKGFQGKRGLPRTGKTDSVTWARLLNMTREPGKWELYAYGGQPAASPDPRCMTGRVLCISKTSRTLRWMVDGRTLTTVEVRFGSDYTPTREGLFSVYFKSRDHWSTLYDTPMPYAMFFSGGQAVHYSSDFAARGYYGASHGCVNVRDKAAIARLFDQVRNGDKVVVYW from the coding sequence ATGCGTACCAAGGACATGCGGAGATCGGTGGCCGCGATCGCGGCACTCGCCATGGCCGGCGCCTGCACGGCCCAGGGGATCGAGGTGCACGGCGGCCAGCGCCAGCCCGTGCGCGTCGACGGGAGCGCCACGCCGAACGGCACTCCGAAGCAGGACGAAGGCGACGGCGACGGCGACGGCGGGGACCAGGCCGCGGGCGGGAGCCGAGGAAGCGGAAACGGAGGAAGCGGGAACGACGGCAAGGGGGTGCCCGAGGAGGCCCCGACGACCGCGCCGCCCTCCCCCACCCCCGCACCCCCCGCCCCGGTCCTCTGGTCCCAGGGCGACGAGGGCCTCGACGTACGCGAGTTGCAGGCCCGGCTGCGGCAGGTCGCCTGGCTCTTCGCGGGGCCCACGGGGACGTACGACGACCTGACGGTCCAGGCGGTCAAGGGCTTCCAGGGCAAGCGGGGGTTGCCGCGGACCGGGAAGACGGACAGCGTGACGTGGGCGCGGCTGCTGAACATGACGCGGGAGCCCGGCAAGTGGGAGCTGTACGCCTACGGCGGGCAGCCGGCCGCGTCACCCGATCCGCGCTGCATGACGGGCCGGGTGCTGTGCATCAGCAAGACGAGCCGCACGCTGCGCTGGATGGTGGACGGCAGGACGCTGACGACGGTCGAGGTGCGGTTCGGCTCGGATTACACCCCGACCCGGGAGGGCCTCTTCAGCGTCTACTTCAAGTCCCGCGACCACTGGTCGACCCTGTACGACACCCCGATGCCGTACGCGATGTTCTTCAGCGGCGGCCAGGCCGTCCACTACTCCTCCGACTTCGCGGCCCGTGGGTACTACGGGGCCTCGCACGGCTGCGTCAACGTCCGGGACAAGGCGGCGATCGCGCGGCTGTTCGACCAGGTCAGGAACGGCGACAAGGTCGTCGTGTACTGGTGA
- a CDS encoding RNA polymerase sigma factor: MLGDDAELTAAVLAAQDGDETAFRTVYRSVHPRLLGYVRTLVGDPDAEDVTSESWLQIARDLERFSGDADRFRGWAARIARNRALDHIRMRGRRPAIGGDETELTGRAAESDTAGEAMEALATGRTLSLIAQLPQDQAEAVVLRVVVGLDAKTAAATLGKRAGAVRTAAHRGLKRLAELIGENPETAGEADPESGDPLDAVPPPRGPRARAASSAGVTHTRWRTQKDV; this comes from the coding sequence GTGCTGGGGGACGACGCGGAGCTGACCGCCGCGGTGCTTGCGGCACAGGACGGGGACGAGACCGCGTTCCGGACTGTGTACCGCTCGGTGCACCCACGGCTGCTCGGGTACGTGCGCACGCTGGTCGGCGATCCGGACGCGGAGGACGTCACCTCCGAGTCCTGGCTCCAGATAGCCCGTGACCTGGAGCGGTTCAGCGGTGACGCCGACCGGTTCCGCGGCTGGGCCGCGCGGATCGCCCGTAACCGGGCCCTCGACCACATACGCATGCGGGGGCGCAGGCCCGCGATAGGCGGCGACGAGACCGAGCTGACCGGCAGGGCCGCCGAGTCCGACACGGCCGGCGAGGCGATGGAGGCCCTGGCCACCGGCCGCACGCTCTCCCTCATCGCCCAGCTGCCGCAGGACCAGGCGGAGGCGGTGGTCCTGCGGGTCGTCGTCGGACTCGACGCGAAGACCGCGGCCGCGACCCTGGGCAAGCGTGCGGGAGCCGTACGGACGGCCGCGCACCGGGGTCTGAAACGGCTCGCCGAACTGATCGGGGAGAATCCGGAGACGGCCGGTGAGGCCGACCCGGAGTCCGGCGATCCGCTGGACGCCGTACCCCCACCGAGAGGGCCGCGCGCACGCGCGGCTTCGTCCGCCGGTGTGACGCATACGCGTTGGCGGACGCAGAAGGATGTGTGA
- a CDS encoding RNA polymerase sigma factor — protein sequence MQAYDGELGAAVARAQAGDEAAFAVAYRLVQPGLLGYLRGIVGDDAEDVASDAWLEIARDLGRFKGDGAGFRGWSATIARHRALDHLRRQRVRPRATALENDLLELPGTHSTPDQALESLSTEQALALVARLPRDQAEAVLLRVVVGLDGPAAARVLGKRPGAVRTATHRGLKRLAQLLRSEGVTDDGPRTLGESR from the coding sequence GTGCAGGCCTACGACGGGGAGCTGGGCGCGGCCGTCGCGCGGGCCCAGGCCGGGGACGAGGCCGCGTTCGCGGTGGCGTACCGGCTCGTGCAGCCGGGGCTGCTGGGGTATCTGCGCGGCATCGTCGGGGACGACGCGGAGGATGTCGCCTCGGACGCCTGGCTGGAGATCGCACGGGACCTCGGGCGGTTCAAGGGCGACGGCGCGGGCTTCCGCGGCTGGAGCGCGACCATCGCCCGGCACCGGGCCCTGGACCATCTGCGGCGCCAGCGGGTCAGACCCCGGGCGACCGCGCTGGAGAACGACCTGCTGGAACTGCCCGGCACGCACAGCACCCCGGACCAGGCGCTGGAGAGCCTTTCCACCGAACAGGCCCTTGCACTGGTCGCCCGGCTGCCGCGTGACCAGGCCGAGGCCGTGCTGCTGCGCGTGGTCGTCGGCCTCGACGGCCCCGCCGCCGCCCGTGTCCTCGGCAAGCGCCCCGGCGCGGTCCGTACCGCCACCCACCGGGGCCTGAAGCGTCTCGCCCAGCTCCTGCGGAGCGAGGGTGTGACGGATGACGGCCCCCGGACGCTGGGGGAGTCGAGATGA